The following proteins are co-located in the Candidatus Nitrotoga sp. AM1P genome:
- a CDS encoding PEP-CTERM sorting domain-containing protein yields MLRVLILIAGTAVSVASYATPLEWSITNPTVSAAPGDTVIFMGVITNRTGHILESTDLFLDFLAFDFNVLSPNQVLGTIPFTLPDFTFSANVALFNVDVNLLAASGIRELQVLLQDMNGNLTDTINVTVAVNGVTSNVPEPSTTALFTLGFIILLVAFHRRLIADKGNWHKARVGRSIWL; encoded by the coding sequence ATGCTTCGAGTTTTGATCCTAATTGCAGGGACTGCGGTATCTGTAGCCTCCTACGCTACGCCATTGGAATGGTCGATTACCAATCCTACTGTGTCCGCAGCACCGGGAGACACAGTTATCTTTATGGGAGTTATCACCAATAGAACTGGGCATATTCTCGAATCCACCGATTTATTCCTAGACTTCTTGGCGTTCGACTTTAACGTTCTGTCGCCCAATCAAGTGTTGGGCACAATACCTTTCACCCTGCCCGATTTCACGTTCTCCGCTAATGTAGCGCTCTTTAACGTTGATGTAAATCTACTCGCGGCGTCGGGCATTAGGGAACTTCAGGTGTTGTTACAGGATATGAACGGCAATTTGACCGATACCATCAACGTTACTGTCGCGGTCAATGGTGTAACCAGTAATGTCCCCGAGCCGTCGACTACCGCCCTTTTTACCTTGGGGTTCATAATACTTCTCGTCGCTTTCCATCGTCGGCTTATTGCAGACAAGGGCAATTGGCATAAGGCACGCGTAGGGAGGTCAATATGGCTATAA